The following are encoded together in the Desulfococcus multivorans genome:
- a CDS encoding fumarate hydratase: MVAFKFQEMFPLGEDPTEYRLLTRDHISVKSFEGKPMLIVEPEGLTLLAEQAFRDVSHLLRPSHLEQVAAILDDPEASKNDRFVALEMLKNAVISAEMAFPLCQDTGTAVIMGKKGQQVWTDFNEEEALSRGVFNTYTQTSLRYSQNAPLDMYTEKNTGCNLPAQIDIHAVKGDAYKFLFIAKGGGSANKTYLYQETKAVLHPDTLSAYLTAKMKTLGTAACPPYHLAFVIGGTSAELNLKTVKLASAKYLDELPTQGNEGGQAFRDLELEERLLEAAQALGLGAQFGGKHFCLDVRVVRLPRHGASCPIGMGVSCSADRNIRGKITRDGIFLEKLETHPARFLPEITHEASDAVRIDLNQPMDEIRAVLSRHPVSTPLLLTGKIVVARDIAHAKLKERIDRGEDLPQYIRDHIIYYAGPAKTPDGYASGSFGPTTAARMDPYVPIFQERGGSMVMLAKGNRSRVVTESCKKYGGFYLGSIGGPAARLGKECITHVELIEYPELGMEAIYMITVKDFPAFILVDDKGNDFFDGLL, encoded by the coding sequence GGAGATGTTTCCTCTAGGAGAGGATCCAACGGAATACCGCCTGTTGACCCGGGACCATATCAGCGTGAAGTCCTTCGAAGGCAAGCCCATGCTCATTGTCGAACCCGAAGGGTTGACCTTGCTGGCAGAACAGGCCTTCAGGGATGTTTCCCACCTCTTGCGACCGAGCCACCTCGAACAAGTAGCCGCCATCCTGGACGACCCCGAGGCCTCGAAAAACGACCGGTTTGTTGCGCTGGAAATGCTGAAAAACGCCGTCATATCGGCCGAGATGGCTTTTCCCCTCTGTCAGGATACCGGCACCGCCGTCATCATGGGCAAGAAAGGCCAGCAGGTCTGGACCGACTTCAACGAAGAGGAAGCCCTCAGCCGGGGCGTTTTCAACACCTACACCCAAACAAGCCTGAGATACTCTCAGAATGCCCCCCTCGACATGTACACCGAAAAGAACACCGGTTGCAATCTCCCGGCCCAGATCGACATTCACGCCGTCAAGGGAGATGCCTACAAGTTCCTGTTCATTGCCAAGGGCGGCGGTTCGGCCAACAAAACCTATCTTTATCAGGAGACCAAGGCCGTACTCCATCCCGACACCCTGTCGGCGTATCTCACGGCCAAAATGAAGACCCTCGGCACCGCAGCCTGCCCGCCGTACCACCTCGCCTTCGTGATCGGTGGAACCTCGGCCGAACTCAACCTCAAAACGGTCAAGCTGGCCAGCGCCAAATACCTGGACGAACTGCCGACCCAGGGCAATGAAGGCGGGCAAGCCTTCCGGGATCTCGAGCTCGAGGAACGCCTCCTCGAGGCCGCTCAGGCGCTGGGGCTTGGCGCGCAGTTCGGCGGCAAGCATTTCTGCCTGGATGTTCGCGTCGTTCGGCTTCCGAGACACGGCGCGTCCTGCCCTATCGGCATGGGCGTCAGCTGCAGCGCAGACCGCAACATCCGGGGCAAAATCACCCGGGACGGTATTTTTCTGGAAAAACTGGAAACGCATCCGGCCCGGTTCCTCCCCGAGATCACCCACGAGGCGTCGGATGCGGTTCGCATCGACCTGAACCAGCCCATGGACGAGATCCGCGCCGTTCTCAGCCGGCATCCCGTATCCACCCCCTTGCTCCTTACCGGGAAAATCGTCGTTGCCCGGGATATCGCCCACGCCAAACTCAAGGAACGCATCGACAGGGGTGAAGATCTGCCCCAGTACATCAGGGATCACATCATCTATTACGCCGGACCGGCCAAGACTCCGGACGGGTATGCCTCCGGATCCTTCGGACCGACGACGGCCGCACGAATGGATCCATATGTCCCCATTTTTCAGGAACGGGGCGGATCGATGGTCATGCTGGCCAAGGGGAACCGCTCCCGGGTCGTAACCGAATCCTGCAAGAAATACGGCGGGTTTTATCTCGGCTCCATCGGCGGCCCGGCAGCCCGCCTGGGCAAGGAATGCATCACCCATGTGGAACTCATCGAATATCCCGAGTTGGGCATGGAGGCGATATACATGATCACCGTCAAGGACTTCCCCGCATTCATTCTCGTGGACGACAAGGGTAACGATTTCTTTGACGGCCTTCTGTAA